Proteins co-encoded in one Stomoxys calcitrans chromosome 5, idStoCalc2.1, whole genome shotgun sequence genomic window:
- the LOC106093607 gene encoding uncharacterized protein LOC106093607, producing MAYEDSYVNTYYPEYTAHISSRPRPHSVHPFRHLVASSTNLNGAWEGGGSAHSGYGPEPMEYDYHTGPQAHAPMGDYSYHSAAGTGYGGPPPAYHAPVHVSAKPAGGGKKKSGGARKRSSHSSTMTALTLLSFFFFVNLLQNCIKDHMDYMHPTVMVMTPDIRRKSLNKMGEMNSREQSSGISAAGVVATNEANIVMQPADMLASAAFSSSQVMEAMKPYVNLQSPYSSVNKPMEVLPNRPVQQAPAAPPVVAQYQNHHAAPAEVQHQRPPSAYDPHQPDVYEQHLQHNYPGEHIPAVAAYNPSSQEFPKPLLNENPLVNQQQPPVYMGSSKDHPSAHHEYTPAVTPIQHHSHDEMMAAAASSVSGSFYSTTRNPFLDHKYPNQSPAYAPPSDHGFKQPSSQNYHRYPPKNNAEDSAAHQGPVPWSSTHSMVSSAVMSAPIRRATIVSVSPTIKWISLPSNVDDHADFDDDVPSSELRRDSRYGETTYQRKFP from the exons ATGGCCTACGAAGACTCTTATGTGAATACCTACTATCCAGAATATACAGCTCACATCAGCTCCAGGCCACGTCCACATTCGGTGCAtccgtttcgtcatttggtggCTTCCAGCACGAATTTAAATGGAGCCTGGGAGGGAGGAGGTTCAGCACACTCGGGCTAtgg TCCAGAGCCCATGGAATATGACTACCATACGGGTCCTCAAGCTCATGCACCCATGGGTGATTATTCTTATCACTCTGCTGCAGGCACTGGTTATGGTGGACCCCCACCTGCATATCATGCACCGGTTCATGTGTCTGCAAAACCTGCTGGTGGGGGAAAGAAAAAGTCCGGAGGAGCTAGAAAGCGCAGCAGCCATAGCTCCACCATGACCGCATTGACTCTGTTgtctttcttcttttttgtcAATCTACTGCAGAACTGTATAAAAGATCACATGGATTATATGCATCCCACTGTTATGGTCATGACCCCAGATATACGTCGCAAAAGCCTTAATAAAATGGGGGAAATGAATTCGCGCGAGCAAAGTAGTGGCATTTCAGCGGCTGGAGTGGTAGCTACCAATGAGGCCAATATTGTAATGCAGCCAGCAGATATGTTGGCCTCGGCAGCCTTTAGTTCTTCGCAAGTTATGGAAGCCATGAAACCCTATGTGAATCTGCAATCCCCTTATAGCAGTGTGAATAAGCCTATGGAAGTTTTGCCTAACAGACCAGTTCAACAAGCTCCTGCTGCCCCTCCAGTCGTAGCACAATATCAAAATCATCATGCTGCACCGGCAGAAGTGCAACATCAAAGGCCGCCTTCAGCTTATGATCCCCATCAACCCGATGTCTATGAACAACATTTACAGCATAATTATCCTGGAGAACATATACCAGCGGTGGCAGCCTACAATCCTTCATCCCAGGAGTTTCCTAAGCCTTTGTTAAATGAAAATCCCTTGGTGAATCAACAACAACCGCCAGTTTATATGGGCTCTTCAAAGGATCATCCTTCTGCTCATCATGAATATACGCCAGCTGTGACACCCATACAACATCATTCCCATGATGAGATgatggcagcagcagcatcatcagTTTCCGGGTCTTTTTATTCCACAACACGTAATCCTTTTCTGGACCACAAATACCCCAATCAATCACCTGCCTATGCTCCTCCAAGTGATCATGGTTTCAAGCAGCCTTCTTCTCAAAATTATCACCGTTACCCCCCGAAGAACAATGCTGAAGACTCAGCAGCTCACCAGGGTCCTGTGCCTTGGTCCTCCACCCATTCCATGGTTTCATCGGCTGTTATGTCTGCTCCCATACGTCGAGCAACCATAGTTTCAGTATCGCCCACCATAAAATGGATTTCGCTGCCCTCCAATGTGGACGACCATGCAGATTTTGATGATGATGTGCCCAGCTCGGAGTTGAGGCGAGACAGTCGTTATGGtgaaaccacatatcaaagAAAATTTCCCTAG